A window from Pseudooceanicola algae encodes these proteins:
- a CDS encoding ABC transporter substrate-binding protein, whose amino-acid sequence MIRKLAISAFALLAASGAHAEDLTVYSAGPKPLSAALAEAFTEKTGITVNLFQSNSGKVMARYEAEKSNPHADVLISASWSHAISLSEAGELLAYTSPNAENVPASLKSDDYVAQGAAAIAMVYNTGLDMPAPAEWSDLTDPAYKDMVTMPDPAASGAALTLVQGLVSKDGDAAWSLFRDLKANGMIVPGANSAALNPVLSGARGVVFGAVDYIALGQKAAGEAIEVVYPASGTVLTPRALMIPASTDQAEDAKKFIDFVLSEEGQALVADRMILPARTDIKADRPGWDDLTLIEFDDAQAAADAEKTMAAFKAAVE is encoded by the coding sequence ATGATCCGCAAGCTCGCGATCTCCGCCTTCGCCCTGCTGGCCGCCAGTGGCGCACATGCCGAAGATCTGACCGTCTACAGCGCTGGACCAAAGCCGCTCTCGGCCGCGCTGGCAGAAGCCTTCACCGAAAAGACCGGCATCACGGTCAACCTTTTCCAATCGAATTCCGGCAAGGTGATGGCCCGCTATGAGGCGGAAAAATCCAACCCGCATGCCGATGTGCTGATCTCGGCTTCCTGGAGCCACGCCATTTCCCTGAGCGAGGCCGGCGAATTGCTGGCCTATACCTCGCCCAATGCCGAAAACGTGCCGGCCTCGCTGAAGTCCGACGACTACGTGGCGCAGGGTGCGGCCGCGATTGCCATGGTCTACAACACCGGCCTCGACATGCCGGCACCGGCCGAATGGTCAGACCTGACCGATCCGGCCTACAAGGACATGGTGACCATGCCCGATCCGGCCGCATCCGGCGCGGCGCTGACGCTTGTGCAGGGTCTGGTCAGCAAGGACGGCGATGCCGCCTGGAGCCTGTTCCGCGACCTGAAGGCGAATGGCATGATCGTGCCCGGCGCCAACAGTGCTGCCCTGAACCCGGTGCTTTCGGGGGCGCGTGGCGTGGTCTTCGGCGCGGTCGATTACATCGCGCTCGGCCAGAAGGCCGCAGGCGAGGCGATCGAGGTCGTCTATCCCGCCTCCGGTACCGTTCTGACGCCGCGGGCCCTGATGATCCCGGCCTCCACCGATCAGGCTGAAGACGCCAAGAAGTTCATCGACTTCGTCCTGTCCGAAGAAGGTCAGGCGCTGGTCGCCGACCGCATGATCCTGCCCGCGCGCACCGACATCAAGGCCGATCGCCCCGGCTGGGACGACCTGACCCTGATCGAATTCGACGACGCCCAGGCCGCGGCTGATGCAGAGAAGACGATGGCCGCCTTCAAGGCCGCTGTCGAGTAA
- a CDS encoding ABC transporter ATP-binding protein, with product MITIQSLRKSFGTTQILKGIDLDIAEGEFITLLGESGSGKSTLLRILSGLERADSGVLSCNGTVLDEAAKRTFVPTQARRFGFVFQDHALWPHMTIDENIAFPLRSDGWRKADMATRVQEVLAQVQMSAHAGKYPRQLSGGQRQRVGIARALALSPRVILLDEPLASLDSNLRDDLGHEIRKLARQFGLTCINVTHDRREAQILSDRIAVMVDGQIQQVGAPLKVFTRPSTVGIARFVNAGNIVPRDFLGNTPWTDDWLLLPRNALQIAPDRGEVTARVQDVVFIDGRFEVKVEVQGQDLTFFSETRPVDTGQVELNILRDNVVPLSA from the coding sequence ATGATCACCATCCAGTCCCTGCGCAAGAGCTTTGGCACGACCCAGATCCTGAAGGGCATCGACCTCGACATTGCCGAGGGCGAATTCATCACCCTGCTGGGCGAATCCGGCAGCGGGAAATCGACCCTGCTGCGCATCCTGTCCGGGTTGGAGCGCGCCGACAGCGGTGTTCTGTCCTGCAACGGCACCGTCCTTGATGAGGCCGCGAAAAGGACCTTCGTGCCGACCCAGGCGCGGCGCTTCGGTTTTGTGTTTCAGGATCATGCGCTGTGGCCGCATATGACCATCGATGAAAACATCGCTTTTCCGCTGCGCAGCGATGGCTGGCGCAAGGCCGACATGGCGACCCGCGTTCAGGAGGTGCTGGCGCAGGTCCAGATGTCGGCCCATGCGGGCAAGTATCCGCGCCAACTGTCGGGCGGACAGCGGCAGCGGGTGGGTATCGCCCGTGCCCTTGCCCTGTCGCCCAGGGTGATCCTGCTGGACGAACCGCTGGCGAGCCTCGATTCCAACCTGCGCGATGATCTCGGCCATGAGATCCGCAAGCTGGCCAGGCAATTCGGACTGACCTGCATCAACGTGACCCATGACCGGCGCGAGGCGCAGATCCTGTCCGACCGGATCGCCGTCATGGTCGATGGCCAGATCCAGCAGGTCGGTGCGCCGCTCAAGGTCTTTACCCGGCCCAGCACAGTGGGCATCGCCCGTTTCGTCAACGCGGGCAACATCGTGCCGCGCGACTTTCTGGGCAACACGCCCTGGACTGACGACTGGCTTCTGCTGCCCCGCAACGCCCTGCAGATCGCGCCCGACCGGGGCGAGGTGACCGCGCGCGTGCAGGATGTCGTCTTCATCGACGGCAGGTTCGAGGTCAAGGTCGAAGTCCAGGGGCAGGATCTGACCTTCTTTTCGGAAACCCGCCCGGTCGACACCGGCCAGGTCGAGTTGAACATCCTGCGCGACAATGTCGTGCCCCTGTCGGCGTAA
- a CDS encoding metallophosphoesterase: MTTWIISDTHFGDRNLVGTELAEGKSTRPFATVSEMNECLADNWNDHIAAGDVVLHLGDVYTGTGWEMLARLNGQKHLILGNHDNPLDGNLAAAFTSIALWNVEVAEKIALTHVPIDLSRGRGLADRFDFNIHGHLHGRPAPTERHLCVSLEQTDYKPVGLEDLVARLRADEG, translated from the coding sequence ATGACAACATGGATCATCTCGGACACGCATTTCGGCGACAGAAATCTTGTGGGTACCGAACTGGCCGAGGGGAAATCGACGCGACCCTTCGCGACGGTATCCGAAATGAACGAATGCCTTGCGGACAACTGGAACGATCACATCGCGGCCGGGGACGTGGTTCTGCACCTCGGGGATGTCTATACCGGTACCGGCTGGGAAATGCTGGCCCGGCTGAATGGGCAGAAGCACCTGATCCTCGGCAATCACGACAATCCACTGGACGGCAACCTGGCCGCCGCCTTCACGTCGATTGCTCTCTGGAACGTCGAGGTTGCAGAGAAGATCGCCCTGACGCATGTGCCGATTGACCTGTCGCGGGGCAGGGGCCTTGCCGACCGGTTCGATTTCAACATCCACGGCCATCTGCATGGCAGGCCCGCACCGACAGAGAGGCACCTTTGCGTGAGCCTTGAACAGACAGATTACAAGCCGGTCGGGTTGGAGGATCTGGTGGCGCGTCTACGGGCAGATGAGGGCTAG
- a CDS encoding LysR family transcriptional regulator — protein sequence MDLIRRLKPIHLRLVTEIARQQKLQLAAAELAISQPAASRMLAEIEQEAGAPLFIRHPRWMEPTAVGTVFLRHIRVILAELDSLQTEVENLNIGQSGEVRVGAVTGPAMGYLMPAIRRIKEQSPDVEATIEVGPSTQLVRGLKEGRFDFIIARLAATEEHGEFHVYPARSENVALMVRSAHPLAGRRALSLEDVARYEWVVQERGSPIRQAVEDAFLQIGRPVPRNVNNSSSLLVVLALLSRSDVISPQSEEVAEILTHESLGAKLAVLDLDLEIRVSPYFVLHNRGQQLPRIADRVLQEVLRRL from the coding sequence ATGGACCTCATCCGCCGCCTGAAACCCATTCACCTGCGCCTGGTGACCGAGATCGCCCGGCAACAAAAGTTGCAGCTTGCGGCAGCGGAACTGGCGATCTCGCAGCCCGCCGCCAGCCGGATGCTGGCCGAGATCGAACAGGAAGCCGGCGCGCCGCTGTTCATCCGCCATCCGCGCTGGATGGAACCGACGGCGGTCGGCACGGTCTTCCTGCGCCATATCCGGGTCATCCTGGCGGAGCTCGACAGCCTGCAGACAGAGGTCGAGAACCTCAACATCGGCCAGTCGGGCGAGGTCCGCGTCGGCGCGGTCACCGGCCCCGCCATGGGCTACCTCATGCCCGCCATCCGCCGGATCAAGGAACAATCCCCCGACGTCGAAGCCACGATCGAGGTCGGCCCCTCGACCCAACTGGTCCGCGGCCTGAAGGAGGGACGCTTTGATTTCATCATCGCCCGGCTGGCCGCGACCGAGGAACATGGCGAATTCCACGTCTACCCGGCCCGGTCCGAAAATGTCGCGCTGATGGTCCGATCGGCCCATCCGCTGGCCGGGCGCCGCGCCCTGTCGCTGGAAGACGTGGCGCGATACGAATGGGTTGTGCAGGAACGCGGCTCGCCCATCCGTCAGGCGGTCGAGGATGCCTTCCTGCAGATCGGCCGCCCGGTGCCGCGCAATGTCAACAATTCCTCCTCCCTGCTGGTGGTGCTGGCGCTGCTCTCTCGCTCCGATGTGATCTCGCCGCAATCCGAGGAGGTGGCAGAAATCCTCACCCATGAAAGCCTTGGCGCCAAGCTCGCCGTGCTCGACCTCGACCTGGAAATCCGCGTCTCGCCCTATTTCGTCCTGCACAATCGCGGCCAGCAATTGCCCCGCATCGCCGACCGCGTCCTGCAGGAGGTCCTGCGCCGCCTCTGA
- a CDS encoding LysR family transcriptional regulator — translation MQSLNDLKILDAIERFRSIRKAADHMSLTPSALSRKILALETQFGVELFERTSKGLRLNRSGQYLTVYARSQLAEFEKVRGELQAIKKTTSGHVRICASQSVLESFLPVHLARFQLNNPKVTVSINHSSSARAMTDLQEYHSDIGLCLNLSDHTDLSVLGDADQEIYAVVTTSHPLAAEREVSIAEIARHQIVLPPQGSGLRLMLDQHANRENTFLTPAVESNTYASIASACRNAGLVTFGLSLYEQTEDGAGNVALIRIRKMPPANVRLVKLHGRTLSPAADKLARYLGNRMRGRAVADAGQTTPQATQG, via the coding sequence ATGCAAAGTCTCAACGATCTGAAGATTCTCGATGCCATCGAACGCTTCCGCTCCATCCGCAAGGCGGCGGATCACATGTCCCTGACCCCCTCTGCCCTGAGCCGGAAGATCCTGGCGTTGGAAACGCAATTCGGGGTCGAGCTGTTCGAGCGCACCTCGAAGGGCTTGCGCCTGAACCGGTCGGGGCAATACCTGACCGTCTATGCCCGCAGCCAGCTTGCCGAGTTCGAAAAGGTCCGGGGAGAATTGCAGGCGATCAAGAAGACGACCAGTGGGCACGTCCGTATCTGCGCCAGTCAATCGGTGCTGGAGAGCTTTCTTCCCGTCCACCTGGCGCGGTTTCAGCTGAACAATCCCAAGGTCACGGTCTCGATCAATCATTCGTCCTCGGCGCGGGCGATGACGGACCTGCAGGAGTATCATTCCGACATCGGCCTGTGTCTGAACTTGTCCGATCATACGGATCTTTCCGTGCTCGGCGACGCGGATCAGGAAATTTACGCCGTGGTCACGACCAGCCATCCGCTGGCCGCAGAGCGCGAGGTCAGTATCGCCGAGATCGCCCGGCATCAGATCGTCCTGCCGCCGCAGGGATCAGGGTTGCGGTTGATGCTGGACCAACATGCGAACCGCGAAAACACCTTTCTGACGCCGGCCGTTGAAAGCAATACCTATGCCTCCATCGCCAGTGCCTGCCGCAATGCCGGCCTGGTGACCTTCGGTTTGTCGCTCTACGAACAGACTGAAGACGGGGCGGGGAATGTCGCGCTGATCCGCATCAGGAAAATGCCGCCGGCGAACGTGCGCCTGGTCAAGCTGCACGGGCGCACCCTGTCCCCGGCGGCCGACAAGCTGGCCCGGTATCTGGGCAACAGGATGCGCGGACGCGCCGTGGCAGATGCGGGCCAGACCACCCCACAGGCTACCCAGGGCTGA
- a CDS encoding ABC transporter permease: MSASVTKTSGGAIRASLFFATMGLAFVVVALPILSIILFAIFPQLNELSLAGAFGNLTPHLGDPRLVQAVFNSVALGISVCALSTLLAVTAAILRGKLGRGGAIWDLCFLVPFLIPPFTGSFAWIQLGQRNGFIEQILGFNISAVLYTFFGIAAVMALNLFPIIYFTTSSALQIVGQRYDEVARVFGATPMRRLFRILLPLVGTAIVSSNLLVFIMTVEEFGTAEILGRRVGIDFVVTYIHEKLTDWPIDLPGASVLSLILILIALGAYSLHMQLMRRTAISVDEVQTPPGASQRDSLGTALSHVALGILALVAVALPLLSILLSAMMQRMSGGLVWSNLNFNAFIELFTTHEEALGAIGTSLHLATVTALVTVTIGVLAAFFIVRWRSVLSGPLDFLLTLPNALPAMTVAVGLILVWNQVFWPWSPYNTWWVMLLAYTCIMLPYPVRMITSTLRQLPMSMQDAAVVYGASDLGVILRVNGPALLGVSVASGFIVFSIASRELVTSLLLTPPGFETVSTFVFHQFDQGSVNTAMAMSLVSVMISGSFIALGNYLNGLRFKKGQ; the protein is encoded by the coding sequence ATGTCCGCATCGGTCACAAAGACATCGGGAGGCGCCATCCGCGCCTCCCTTTTCTTCGCGACGATGGGGCTGGCCTTCGTGGTCGTCGCATTGCCCATCCTGTCGATCATCCTTTTCGCTATTTTCCCGCAACTGAACGAACTGTCCCTTGCCGGTGCTTTCGGCAACCTCACGCCGCACCTCGGCGATCCGCGCCTCGTACAGGCGGTGTTCAACTCGGTCGCGCTGGGGATCTCGGTCTGCGCCCTTTCCACCCTGCTCGCGGTCACGGCCGCCATCCTGCGGGGCAAGCTCGGGCGTGGCGGCGCGATCTGGGACCTCTGTTTCCTCGTGCCCTTCCTGATCCCCCCCTTCACCGGGTCCTTCGCCTGGATCCAGTTGGGCCAGCGCAACGGGTTCATCGAACAGATCCTCGGCTTCAACATCAGCGCGGTGCTTTATACCTTCTTCGGCATCGCCGCGGTGATGGCGCTGAACCTGTTCCCGATCATCTATTTCACCACCTCCAGTGCCCTGCAGATCGTCGGGCAGCGCTATGACGAAGTTGCGCGGGTCTTTGGCGCCACGCCCATGCGCCGGCTGTTTCGTATCCTGCTGCCACTGGTGGGGACGGCCATCGTGTCCAGCAACCTGCTGGTCTTCATCATGACGGTCGAGGAATTCGGCACCGCCGAGATCCTCGGGCGCCGGGTCGGCATCGATTTCGTCGTCACCTATATCCACGAAAAGCTGACCGACTGGCCCATCGACCTGCCGGGTGCCTCGGTTCTGTCGCTGATCCTGATCCTGATCGCCCTCGGGGCCTATTCCCTGCACATGCAACTGATGCGCCGCACCGCGATCTCGGTCGACGAGGTGCAGACACCTCCCGGTGCCTCGCAGCGCGACAGCCTCGGCACCGCTCTGTCCCATGTGGCCCTTGGCATACTGGCGCTGGTGGCCGTCGCTCTGCCGCTCCTGTCGATCCTGCTGAGCGCCATGATGCAGCGCATGTCGGGCGGGCTTGTCTGGTCCAACCTGAACTTCAATGCCTTCATCGAGCTGTTCACCACCCACGAAGAGGCCCTGGGCGCCATCGGCACCAGCCTTCACCTGGCGACCGTCACGGCGCTGGTCACGGTGACAATCGGCGTGCTGGCGGCCTTCTTCATCGTGCGCTGGCGCTCGGTGCTTTCCGGGCCGCTGGATTTCCTGCTGACGCTGCCGAACGCGCTGCCGGCGATGACGGTCGCCGTGGGTCTGATCCTGGTGTGGAATCAGGTCTTCTGGCCCTGGTCGCCCTACAACACCTGGTGGGTGATGCTGCTGGCCTATACCTGCATCATGTTGCCCTATCCGGTGCGCATGATCACCAGCACGCTGCGCCAGTTGCCTATGTCGATGCAGGACGCCGCCGTGGTCTATGGCGCCAGTGACCTGGGCGTGATCCTGCGGGTCAACGGCCCGGCCCTGCTGGGGGTTTCGGTGGCCTCGGGCTTCATCGTCTTTTCCATCGCCTCGCGCGAACTCGTGACCTCGCTGCTGCTGACGCCGCCGGGGTTCGAGACCGTCTCGACCTTCGTCTTCCACCAGTTCGACCAGGGCTCGGTCAATACGGCCATGGCCATGAGCCTGGTGTCGGTGATGATCTCGGGCAGCTTCATCGCCCTGGGGAATTACCTGAACGGCCTGCGCTTCAAGAAAGGCCAGTAA
- a CDS encoding YHYH protein produces the protein MRWTITLSALAFGLVTATSPAAAQTAAQQARFDQLVDLYKDAGVIGEPDMVDCTLSGGEQSLCIRITTGPAPSNHPTGPYCPRSIDTPPEEAGTWFYNDEVVVADGSFVERLAVLFRDDAWQMFDPETGDVILVEGELGCEVAGDPDSAADYTNYCVECEVKYLSEDTSETYVIPLVPVRLEGEATRIGPAPGVGLAFNGVKLDAPAPLDLIEGNHTLGLMDSCVGHVNPHTGYHYHGLVGCEPQVAASDVDHEALVAVAMDGYDIYAALSDAETTDVDVCNGHAEQGLGYHYHSDVAGTNQFIGCFAAQYGCALGDPTAVCDASADAGRGPPPPRE, from the coding sequence ATGCGTTGGACCATTACCCTCTCGGCGCTGGCCTTCGGCCTTGTCACAGCGACCTCGCCCGCAGCCGCGCAAACGGCGGCACAGCAGGCCCGGTTCGACCAGCTTGTCGATCTTTACAAGGATGCCGGGGTGATCGGCGAGCCCGATATGGTCGACTGCACCCTGTCGGGGGGTGAACAATCCCTCTGCATTCGGATCACCACGGGGCCGGCCCCGTCCAATCACCCTACGGGTCCCTACTGCCCCAGATCCATCGACACCCCGCCCGAAGAGGCCGGTACATGGTTCTACAATGACGAAGTCGTGGTCGCCGATGGCAGCTTTGTCGAAAGGCTCGCGGTCCTGTTCCGGGATGACGCCTGGCAAATGTTCGACCCCGAAACCGGCGATGTCATTCTTGTCGAGGGCGAGCTTGGCTGCGAGGTGGCGGGCGATCCCGACAGCGCGGCGGACTATACGAACTACTGTGTCGAATGCGAGGTCAAGTACCTGAGCGAGGACACCTCGGAAACCTACGTGATCCCGCTTGTACCCGTCCGGCTGGAGGGCGAGGCCACACGTATCGGCCCCGCGCCGGGCGTCGGGCTGGCTTTCAACGGCGTGAAGCTGGATGCGCCGGCGCCGCTGGACCTGATCGAGGGCAACCATACGCTGGGTCTGATGGACAGCTGCGTGGGGCATGTGAATCCCCACACAGGCTATCACTACCATGGGTTGGTCGGTTGCGAACCGCAGGTCGCGGCATCCGATGTCGACCACGAAGCCCTCGTGGCCGTGGCGATGGACGGGTATGATATCTACGCGGCCCTGAGCGACGCGGAGACCACTGATGTGGACGTCTGCAATGGGCATGCCGAGCAGGGTCTGGGGTATCACTATCATTCCGACGTGGCAGGGACGAACCAGTTCATCGGCTGCTTTGCGGCGCAGTACGGCTGCGCCCTGGGGGATCCGACAGCGGTCTGCGACGCCTCCGCCGATGCAGGTCGCGGCCCGCCCCCACCCAGGGAATGA
- a CDS encoding AAA domain-containing protein, translating into MPEIVAPVVTEGFVDRAGRLVPTRNAIARDLLTPLPRGAFALGSVEALDAFLTTTPLPDMTIADGWQDYRQHCRQMVDALSPGWPSEETDYLYSGSGFIEASEGAAATVRGILDLYDSLLADEPDTPLLRRIANPTRSDGKLDDVIEQEFARRLGHSNPHFPLAENQRQVLSWLDVAKPGEVIAVNGPPGTGKTTMLLSAVAGLWVKAALKGGDPPVIVAASSNNQAVTNIIDAFGKDFAVGEGVFAGRWLPDIKSFGLFLPSHARRMEAAQRYQTEAFQAECESVAYFERAKAAWLGAAGTAFPAFEGSDVAGFVAKLRHRLAEETNKLRDLDTAFVQRKSSAAALKSELGEDPEAEHARRTKTVYARRMEADRLTAAHMALTRYLASESWLTGLFGFISSVKRKRAMRARLAVGEDLNLLRGATNVDDLEARVAHGLRDRKQALSIAEQHLSRAKSLREQALASELAWREAAELFGGSEDVGELERRVDVDTRFHLFLLATHYWEGRWLMAMGADLGSITTSHEKTGRKAVEPRWKRRMMLTPCAVATFASLPGKLACSRFQDGKFAKDSLYNFIDLLIVDEAGQVLPEVAGASFALAKRALVIGDTQQIEPISAVPGPVDIGNLKDNGLVDGEEVPDQVDVSGIRSTSGSAMRLAQQACKISPWPELDRGLYLFEHRRCHDEIIGFSNALCYKGMLRPMRGPAPAEAPLPALGYLHVEGRAFTSGGSRANPVEAKTIAAWLEESRALLEGRYGRPLEQVVGVVTPFGQQMRAIRDACAARGITVSGRDCMTIGTVHALQGAERPVVIFSPVYSKHADGGFIDASPSMLNVTVSRAKDSCLVFGDLDVLATARSGSPRALLSEFLAANGKALDFAMEPREDLARGEARFEMLQQAAEHDTFLLDALRGEGRRYMIVSPWVVAGTIKRTGLMDAMSAARQRGAEIEVFSDPLLNTGAAAGGFSQMEVVERMLSEIGVVLHSVPKLHSKIVTIDKDLLCAGSFNWLSADRKGQYARHETSFVYRGNHLEEEIKSIREGLVRRAR; encoded by the coding sequence ATGCCGGAGATCGTCGCGCCTGTCGTCACCGAAGGCTTTGTGGATCGAGCAGGAAGACTCGTGCCGACGCGCAATGCCATAGCGCGCGATCTGCTGACACCGTTACCCCGCGGTGCCTTTGCCCTCGGATCGGTGGAGGCGCTTGACGCATTCCTGACGACGACACCCCTGCCGGACATGACGATCGCCGACGGCTGGCAGGACTACCGCCAGCATTGCCGACAGATGGTCGACGCCCTTTCGCCGGGCTGGCCCTCGGAGGAAACAGATTATCTGTATTCCGGGAGTGGCTTCATCGAAGCGTCTGAAGGCGCTGCGGCAACGGTGCGCGGAATACTGGATCTTTATGACAGTCTTCTGGCTGATGAACCTGATACGCCACTTCTGCGCCGAATTGCCAACCCTACCAGGTCAGACGGGAAGCTGGATGACGTGATCGAGCAGGAATTTGCCCGGCGTCTCGGACATTCGAATCCGCATTTCCCGCTGGCGGAAAATCAACGGCAAGTCTTGTCATGGCTCGACGTCGCAAAACCCGGCGAGGTGATCGCGGTGAACGGTCCGCCTGGGACGGGCAAGACCACCATGCTGCTCTCGGCCGTCGCGGGGCTATGGGTGAAAGCCGCGCTGAAGGGAGGCGACCCGCCGGTGATTGTGGCGGCGTCGTCCAACAACCAGGCGGTCACCAACATCATCGACGCCTTCGGCAAAGACTTCGCGGTGGGCGAGGGTGTGTTCGCCGGGCGATGGTTGCCGGACATCAAGAGCTTCGGGTTGTTCCTGCCGTCACATGCCCGCCGCATGGAAGCTGCGCAGCGCTATCAGACGGAGGCCTTTCAGGCGGAATGCGAGTCCGTAGCCTACTTCGAACGCGCCAAGGCCGCCTGGCTGGGGGCTGCAGGAACGGCATTCCCGGCTTTTGAGGGATCGGATGTTGCCGGGTTTGTTGCAAAGCTCCGGCATCGGCTAGCCGAAGAGACCAACAAACTCCGTGACCTCGATACTGCATTTGTCCAACGCAAATCCTCGGCCGCCGCCCTCAAGTCGGAACTTGGCGAAGATCCGGAAGCGGAGCATGCCCGACGCACAAAGACAGTCTACGCCCGCCGCATGGAAGCCGATCGACTGACGGCCGCACACATGGCTCTGACCCGATACCTCGCCTCGGAGTCCTGGCTCACGGGTCTGTTCGGGTTCATTTCATCGGTCAAGCGCAAGCGCGCCATGCGGGCGCGCCTGGCAGTCGGAGAGGATCTTAACCTGTTGCGGGGCGCGACCAACGTCGATGATCTCGAAGCGCGTGTCGCGCATGGCCTCAGAGATCGCAAGCAAGCTTTGTCCATCGCCGAGCAGCACCTCTCCCGCGCCAAGAGCCTGAGGGAGCAAGCGTTGGCCAGCGAACTTGCGTGGCGTGAGGCGGCGGAGCTCTTTGGAGGCTCGGAGGATGTGGGCGAACTGGAACGGCGGGTGGACGTCGATACCCGTTTCCACCTCTTCCTGCTTGCGACCCACTATTGGGAAGGACGGTGGCTCATGGCGATGGGTGCCGATCTCGGCTCTATCACCACCTCGCATGAAAAGACCGGGCGAAAGGCCGTGGAGCCTCGCTGGAAACGACGGATGATGCTGACTCCCTGCGCCGTGGCCACTTTTGCCAGCCTCCCTGGGAAACTTGCCTGCAGCCGGTTCCAAGATGGCAAGTTCGCGAAGGACAGCCTCTACAACTTCATCGACCTGCTGATCGTCGACGAGGCCGGGCAGGTTCTGCCCGAGGTTGCCGGAGCCTCCTTCGCCCTGGCCAAACGTGCGCTGGTCATAGGCGACACGCAGCAGATTGAGCCGATCTCGGCCGTGCCCGGACCCGTCGATATCGGCAATCTGAAAGACAATGGCTTGGTCGACGGTGAAGAGGTGCCGGACCAGGTCGACGTCAGTGGTATTCGGTCGACAAGCGGCAGTGCCATGCGTCTCGCGCAACAAGCTTGCAAGATCTCCCCATGGCCTGAATTGGATCGTGGCCTCTACCTGTTCGAACATCGCCGCTGCCATGACGAAATCATCGGGTTCAGCAACGCCCTGTGTTATAAGGGAATGCTGCGTCCTATGCGTGGTCCGGCACCAGCGGAGGCTCCTCTTCCGGCACTTGGCTACCTGCATGTCGAAGGTCGTGCGTTCACGAGTGGCGGAAGCCGCGCCAACCCCGTCGAGGCCAAGACAATCGCTGCCTGGCTCGAGGAAAGCCGAGCATTGCTCGAAGGCCGCTACGGTCGCCCACTGGAGCAGGTTGTTGGGGTCGTCACCCCATTTGGGCAGCAAATGCGCGCCATCCGCGATGCCTGCGCCGCGCGTGGCATCACCGTGTCAGGTCGCGACTGCATGACCATTGGCACCGTACACGCGCTGCAGGGCGCCGAACGGCCCGTGGTGATCTTTTCGCCAGTCTATTCCAAGCACGCCGACGGAGGCTTTATCGACGCCTCGCCCAGCATGCTGAACGTGACCGTTTCGCGGGCCAAGGACAGCTGCCTCGTCTTCGGCGATTTGGATGTTCTCGCAACGGCCCGTAGCGGCTCCCCCCGCGCATTGCTATCCGAATTCCTGGCAGCAAATGGCAAGGCGTTGGATTTCGCCATGGAACCCCGCGAAGATCTGGCCCGAGGCGAAGCAAGGTTCGAGATGCTTCAGCAGGCCGCCGAGCATGACACCTTCTTGCTGGATGCTCTGCGAGGTGAAGGTCGCAGGTACATGATCGTCAGCCCTTGGGTCGTTGCAGGAACGATCAAGAGGACCGGTCTAATGGATGCAATGTCAGCGGCACGGCAGCGCGGGGCCGAGATCGAGGTCTTTTCCGACCCGTTGCTGAACACCGGCGCTGCAGCGGGCGGGTTCAGCCAGATGGAAGTCGTTGAACGCATGCTTTCCGAAATTGGCGTTGTGCTGCACAGTGTACCGAAGCTGCACAGCAAGATTGTGACTATTGACAAGGATCTTCTCTGCGCCGGATCGTTCAATTGGCTTAGCGCGGATAGAAAAGGTCAATATGCCCGTCACGAGACTTCATTTGTCTACCGCGGCAACCACCTTGAAGAAGAAATCAAGTCCATTCGGGAGGGGCTTGTGCGACGCGCGAGGTAA